Proteins from a genomic interval of Geodermatophilus obscurus DSM 43160:
- a CDS encoding competence/damage-inducible protein A: MAVRAGIVVTGTEVLTGRVSDRNGPWLAEELRRLGVDVGAVLVVGDRPEDLRNALRFLAGEDVVITTGGLGPTADDLTAEVVAGVQGRPSSLDPELERHVAGIVEGLMDGRGWRADPAATAAGVRKQALVPEGATVLPPVGTAPGLVVPPAEGRDGPVVVVLPGPPSELQGMWPAALDAEPVQRVLAGRSELRQETLRLWGTLESQLAATLRESEFPGLEVTTCLRDGELEIVTRYGPDAQPEYDRLVGAVREAHGPQLFSTGPTVDDLVASAFADRRLTVATAESCTSGLLVARLTERAGSSAWVLGGVASYANSAKEALVGVPSELLASYGAVSTQVAAALAEGARSRFGADVGVGITGIAGPGGGSAEKPVGTVHLCAVGPSSEGLSRSVVLPGSRSAVRHRSVSLAMHMVRQLLLGGPPA; this comes from the coding sequence GTGGCCGTGCGCGCAGGGATCGTCGTCACCGGGACCGAGGTGCTCACCGGTCGGGTGAGCGACCGCAACGGGCCCTGGCTGGCCGAGGAGCTGCGCCGGCTCGGTGTGGACGTCGGCGCGGTGCTCGTGGTCGGCGACCGGCCCGAGGACCTGCGCAACGCGCTGCGCTTCCTGGCCGGTGAGGACGTCGTCATCACCACCGGCGGGCTCGGCCCGACCGCCGACGACCTGACCGCGGAGGTCGTCGCCGGCGTGCAGGGCCGGCCGTCGTCGCTCGACCCGGAGCTGGAGCGGCACGTCGCCGGCATCGTCGAGGGCCTCATGGACGGCCGCGGCTGGCGCGCCGACCCGGCGGCGACGGCGGCCGGCGTCCGCAAGCAGGCGCTCGTACCCGAGGGCGCGACGGTGCTGCCGCCGGTCGGGACGGCGCCGGGGCTCGTCGTCCCCCCGGCGGAGGGGCGAGACGGGCCGGTGGTCGTCGTCCTCCCCGGGCCGCCGTCGGAGCTGCAGGGGATGTGGCCGGCGGCGCTGGACGCCGAGCCCGTGCAGCGTGTGCTGGCCGGCCGCAGCGAGCTGCGCCAGGAGACGCTCCGGCTGTGGGGCACGCTGGAGTCCCAGCTGGCGGCGACACTGCGGGAGTCCGAGTTCCCTGGCCTGGAGGTGACCACCTGCCTGCGGGACGGCGAGCTGGAGATCGTCACCCGCTACGGCCCCGACGCCCAGCCGGAGTACGACCGGCTGGTCGGGGCGGTGCGGGAGGCGCACGGGCCGCAGCTGTTCTCGACGGGCCCCACGGTCGACGACCTGGTGGCCTCGGCGTTCGCCGACCGCAGGCTGACCGTCGCGACGGCGGAGTCGTGCACCAGCGGGCTGCTGGTGGCCCGGCTGACCGAGCGGGCCGGGTCGTCGGCGTGGGTGCTCGGCGGGGTGGCCTCGTACGCGAACTCGGCCAAGGAGGCGCTGGTCGGCGTCCCGTCGGAGCTGCTGGCGTCGTACGGCGCGGTCAGCACGCAGGTGGCGGCGGCGCTGGCCGAGGGAGCGCGGTCCCGCTTCGGTGCGGACGTGGGGGTCGGCATCACCGGGATCGCCGGCCCCGGCGGTGGCTCCGCGGAGAAGCCGGTCGGGACCGTGCACCTGTGTGCCGTCGGGCCGTCCTCCGAGGGGCTGTCGCGCTCGGTCGTGCTGCCCGGCTCGCGTTCGGCGGTGCGGCACCGGTCGGTCAGCCTGGCGATGCACATGGTGCGCCAGCTGCTGCTCGGTGGGCCGCCGGCCTAG
- a CDS encoding cupin domain-containing protein: MELLTLPARQLSSFGSSGAELLRAALVQESQDGFAADVVRVAPGGVIGRHPIPLWQLFPVVSGSGWVTGASGDRRTLRPGEAALWSPGEDHASGSDGGLTAVVVQVPCPSAARGGVVTELARLRMGAAPLGTGPTSASEEVP, translated from the coding sequence GTGGAGCTGCTGACGCTGCCTGCTCGGCAGCTCTCGTCCTTCGGCAGCTCCGGTGCGGAACTGCTGCGCGCGGCGCTCGTGCAGGAGTCGCAGGACGGGTTCGCTGCCGACGTCGTCCGCGTGGCCCCGGGCGGCGTCATCGGCCGGCACCCCATCCCGCTGTGGCAGCTGTTCCCCGTGGTCTCCGGCAGCGGCTGGGTCACCGGGGCCTCCGGTGACCGCCGGACCCTGCGGCCCGGCGAGGCGGCCCTCTGGTCGCCGGGGGAGGACCACGCGTCCGGATCCGACGGCGGGCTGACTGCCGTGGTGGTGCAAGTGCCGTGCCCGTCCGCTGCCCGAGGAGGTGTCGTGACCGAGCTCGCGAGGTTACGCATGGGTGCAGCACCGCTGGGCACGGGGCCGACGAGCGCCAGCGAGGAGGTCCCGTGA
- a CDS encoding SRPBCC family protein — MTTLTLHATGPVGPGEVWERYAVPARWPEWAPQITGVEVPVARLAAGVRGRVRAPLGVVLPFVVETVDEAARRWSWTVSVGPVRMHLLHWVTEGPDGGSTTGLRISGPAPLVVGYAPPARLAIGRLVRPLH, encoded by the coding sequence GTGACCACCCTGACGTTGCACGCGACCGGGCCCGTCGGGCCGGGCGAGGTCTGGGAGCGCTACGCCGTCCCGGCACGCTGGCCGGAGTGGGCTCCGCAGATCACCGGCGTCGAGGTGCCGGTCGCCCGGCTCGCCGCCGGCGTGCGGGGGCGGGTGCGCGCACCGCTGGGGGTGGTGCTGCCCTTCGTCGTCGAGACGGTGGACGAGGCCGCGCGGCGCTGGTCGTGGACGGTCTCGGTCGGGCCGGTGCGGATGCACCTCCTGCACTGGGTCACCGAGGGTCCGGACGGCGGCAGTACGACGGGGCTGCGGATCTCCGGGCCGGCGCCGCTGGTGGTCGGCTACGCGCCGCCGGCCCGGCTGGCGATCGGCCGGCTGGTCCGCCCGCTGCACTGA
- a CDS encoding GNAT family N-acetyltransferase, translating into MHLETGRLLMPPLSGQHTEALTELYANPDVTRFIGGAALDAEGTAARVLRFEAVWHTCGFGQSALPDRGTGVLLGCAGLHPWPQSDEVELGYVLARHAQGRGLAGEAARACLDVASIQLGLDRLTAVIRPDNAPSRALTTRLGFRIHREDVTPSGVRVLVHERLAS; encoded by the coding sequence GTGCACCTCGAGACCGGGCGACTGCTCATGCCACCCCTCTCCGGTCAGCACACCGAGGCACTGACCGAGCTGTACGCCAACCCGGACGTGACCCGCTTCATCGGCGGCGCCGCACTCGACGCCGAGGGCACGGCAGCCCGGGTGCTCCGGTTCGAGGCGGTCTGGCACACCTGCGGCTTCGGACAGAGCGCGCTCCCCGACAGGGGGACCGGAGTCCTCCTCGGCTGCGCCGGGCTGCACCCCTGGCCGCAGTCGGACGAGGTCGAGCTCGGCTACGTCCTCGCCCGGCACGCGCAGGGCCGCGGTCTCGCTGGCGAGGCCGCCCGGGCATGCCTCGACGTCGCCTCCATTCAGCTGGGTCTCGACCGCCTCACCGCCGTCATCCGCCCTGACAACGCACCGAGCCGGGCGCTGACCACCCGGCTCGGCTTCCGCATCCACCGCGAGGACGTGACCCCGTCCGGCGTCCGGGTCCTGGTCCACGAGCGGCTCGCGTCCTGA
- a CDS encoding HNH endonuclease signature motif containing protein, producing MEQLLAALDALAAEDLAPLFGPALLDRLRPLLVAQNRLAAEIARTVREAEVSGAAEVDGLKTMASWLRGHAHLSASEAARVVRAGRGLAQLPVMAAACAAGQLTGEQAAVIGRVAEPEHLARAAEQRVDLGVVDTVLTDIARERPHADTATAVHHYLDRLDADGPEPDPTERRRLVIARHADGSISGRFDLDAVGGEKLQTALEAVVQAGRCAADERTRAQQLADALVQLCDNQLASGQLPTLRGHKPQVIVKIGIEDLVDPAVGRGAAELGFGATISAARARWLACDGAVTRIVMGPDGLPLEHGRTVRLVPPHVRRAAEVRDGGCVFTGCGAPTHWCDVHHLLEWANGGQTSLANSALLCERHHTKVHHGFRVKRQPDGRWRTWRPDGTEIRTGPGRTGPPLPGPPLPAAA from the coding sequence GTGGAGCAGCTGCTGGCCGCACTCGACGCCCTGGCCGCCGAGGACCTGGCCCCGTTGTTCGGCCCGGCGCTGCTCGACCGGTTGCGGCCGCTGCTGGTGGCGCAGAACCGGCTGGCCGCCGAGATCGCCCGCACCGTGCGCGAGGCCGAGGTGTCCGGTGCCGCGGAGGTCGACGGGCTGAAGACGATGGCCTCCTGGCTGCGCGGACACGCGCACCTGTCGGCGTCCGAGGCCGCGCGGGTGGTGCGCGCCGGCCGCGGGCTGGCCCAGCTGCCGGTGATGGCCGCGGCGTGCGCCGCCGGGCAGCTCACCGGCGAGCAGGCGGCGGTGATCGGCCGGGTCGCCGAGCCCGAACACCTGGCCCGCGCCGCGGAGCAACGGGTCGACCTGGGTGTGGTGGACACCGTGCTCACCGACATCGCTCGTGAGCGGCCGCACGCGGACACCGCCACGGCGGTGCACCACTACCTGGACCGCCTCGACGCCGACGGCCCGGAGCCCGACCCGACCGAGCGCCGGCGGCTGGTGATCGCCCGGCACGCCGACGGGTCGATCTCCGGCCGGTTCGACCTGGACGCGGTAGGCGGGGAGAAGCTGCAGACGGCGCTGGAAGCCGTGGTGCAGGCCGGGCGGTGTGCCGCCGATGAGCGGACCCGCGCCCAGCAGCTGGCCGATGCGCTGGTGCAGCTGTGCGACAACCAGTTGGCCTCCGGTCAGCTGCCGACGCTGCGCGGCCACAAGCCGCAGGTCATCGTGAAGATCGGCATCGAGGACCTGGTCGACCCCGCGGTCGGGCGCGGTGCCGCCGAGCTGGGGTTCGGCGCGACGATCTCCGCCGCCCGGGCCCGCTGGCTGGCCTGCGACGGGGCCGTCACCCGGATCGTGATGGGCCCCGACGGGCTGCCGCTGGAGCACGGCCGCACCGTGCGCCTGGTACCCCCGCACGTCCGCCGGGCCGCAGAGGTCCGCGACGGCGGCTGCGTGTTCACCGGCTGCGGCGCCCCCACGCACTGGTGCGACGTCCACCACCTGCTCGAGTGGGCCAACGGCGGCCAGACCAGCCTGGCCAACTCGGCGCTGCTGTGCGAACGGCACCACACGAAGGTCCACCACGGGTTCCGGGTGAAGCGACAACCCGATGGCCGATGGCGCACCTGGCGCCCCGACGGCACCGAGATTCGCACCGGACCAGGCCGCACCGGCCCACCCCTCCCCGGTCCGCCTCTTCCCGCCGCCGCCTGA
- a CDS encoding MFS transporter translates to MADGAPGAPTAPRFAPDQAAPAHPSPVRLFPPPPDRARRRTPTRVPRGTCGRPASWTSGGRTSEAVPAVRARAGTGRGGAARPDGRAVPLAGGVILGGQPRRRHRPRGRPAAGRRPDPGPFLVALGALLQRLPWLLFGLQAGVLADRVDRRRLLIGVDLARGGVLVVLATALLTGDVGIAVVLAALFVLAVAEVFADTTSGTLLPTVVRRPDLGIGNARLTTGALVMNEMVGPALGAALFVAGTAWPFVTEAVLLALSAGLSPPPRWPARALRPWCRRPARRRRRPTPAAGRPFPGSCPCAPARIAGPGPAGLAAPEPAPAEVADLLHDPAGRRRGRGARHPLRRGAGGRGRRAVLGPLCLNCIRVVTLGRASRARRRRGGRWRGCGPRVGT, encoded by the coding sequence ATGGCCGATGGCGCACCTGGCGCCCCGACGGCACCGAGATTCGCACCGGACCAGGCCGCACCGGCCCACCCCTCCCCGGTCCGCCTCTTCCCGCCGCCGCCTGACCGGGCCCGACGACGCACGCCGACGCGCGTTCCACGTGGAACGTGCGGCAGGCCTGCGTCCTGGACATCCGGCGGACGAACGTCGGAGGCGGTGCCTGCAGTCCGTGCTCGTGCGGGGACTGGTCGAGGCGGTGCTGCCCGCCCGGATGGGCGCGCCGTTCCGCTGGCTGGTGGGGTCATCCTGGGTGGGCAACCTCGGCGACGGCATCGCCCTCGCGGCCGGCCCGCTGCTGGTCGCCGGCCAGACCCAGGACCGTTCCTCGTCGCCCTCGGCGCCCTGTTGCAGCGGCTGCCGTGGCTGCTCTTCGGCCTGCAGGCGGGCGTTCTCGCTGACCGCGTCGACCGCCGGCGGCTGCTCATCGGCGTGGACCTGGCCCGTGGTGGCGTCCTGGTCGTCCTCGCGACCGCCCTGCTCACCGGGGACGTCGGCATCGCCGTCGTCCTGGCCGCACTCTTCGTCCTCGCTGTCGCCGAGGTCTTCGCCGACACCACCTCCGGCACGCTGCTGCCGACGGTCGTCCGACGTCCCGACCTCGGCATCGGCAACGCCCGGCTGACGACCGGCGCCCTCGTCATGAACGAGATGGTCGGTCCCGCCCTGGGTGCCGCCCTCTTCGTCGCCGGGACGGCCTGGCCGTTCGTCACCGAGGCCGTCCTCCTGGCCCTGAGCGCGGGGCTGTCGCCCCCTCCTAGGTGGCCGGCACGGGCGCTGCGCCCGTGGTGCCGACGACCGGCTCGACGCCGCCGCCGGCCGACCCCGGCCGCGGGCCGGCCGTTCCCGGGCAGCTGCCCGTGCGCGCCCGCCCGCATCGCCGGCCCTGGGCCTGCAGGCCTCGCTGCTCCTGAGCCCGCCCCCGCAGAGGTGGCCGACCTCCTGCACGACCCGGCCGGCCGGCGACGGGGGCGCGGTGCTCGGCACCCTCTCCGGAGGGGCGCCGGCGGGCGCGGTCGTCGAGCGGTCCTGGGTCCCCTCTGCCTGAATTGCATCCGTGTGGTTACCCTCGGTCGTGCGTCGCGCGCACGGCGCCGTCGTGGGGGACGGTGGCGGGGCTGCGGTCCCCGGGTGGGGACCTGA
- a CDS encoding putative bifunctional diguanylate cyclase/phosphodiesterase, with protein sequence MHGHVPAGHVAPADPLSSVTDAVYRIDRRWRFTYVNAAAQRLLGRRADEMIGRYAFECFPETLGTVIEDEYRAVLLDGRVREFEYFYPPLDRWFEIRAFADAGGLTAFLRDVDDQRRTEQRRLAELRQLSAVLEALPPATVLLAGDGRIEMVNRAWTANGEALERTGDRPARVGEHYLEAMARYVDAEHHADIAAGLRSLADSGAPQSTFTFDYPHQVGPEPAWFRLQAARVDASDRVIVTHTDITERVRDQQALAWQASHDDLTGLPNRARLLELIGEALEPGRGPAALLFLDLDGFKTVNDSLGHHVGDELLRRVGGRLAEQVRPGDAVGRLGADQFLVLARDCDTAEAASLAFRLQSSFSRPFHAEGISVPLSASIGVAVAQPGADRAHQLLSDADTAAFAAKGAGRDRVHVFSPGLREAARWRLEVANRLRDGAVDEFVVHYQPVVRVDTGEVEGVEALLRWQHPERGLLAPDAFLSVAEETGQLIPITRWLLCETTRQAAEWAAQGLPLRMSVNISARHFSAETLVRDVRVALHDSGLAPENLVLELTETSVAEDPTRAEDQLSILQTSGVSVAIDDFGTGWSSLAQLLALPVGTLKIDRSLLTAAARLASNGTGPVLAAIVSLARTLGIRSVAEGVETAEHLQMVREAGCDLAQGYLLAHPMPASEVLHWASRVRAAGGDSCALALQASRR encoded by the coding sequence GTGCACGGACACGTTCCAGCTGGGCACGTCGCACCAGCCGACCCCCTCTCCTCGGTCACCGACGCCGTCTACCGGATCGACCGCAGGTGGCGGTTCACCTACGTGAACGCCGCCGCCCAACGGCTCCTCGGCCGCCGGGCCGACGAGATGATCGGCCGCTATGCCTTCGAGTGCTTCCCGGAGACGCTCGGCACGGTCATCGAGGACGAGTACCGGGCGGTGCTCCTGGACGGGCGGGTCCGCGAGTTCGAGTACTTCTACCCGCCGCTGGACCGCTGGTTCGAGATCCGTGCCTTCGCCGACGCCGGCGGTCTCACCGCCTTCCTCCGCGACGTCGACGACCAGCGCCGCACCGAACAGCGGCGCCTCGCCGAGCTGCGGCAGCTGAGCGCCGTCCTCGAGGCGCTGCCCCCCGCCACGGTGCTGCTGGCCGGCGACGGCCGGATCGAGATGGTCAACCGGGCGTGGACGGCGAACGGCGAGGCGCTGGAACGCACCGGCGACCGGCCGGCCCGGGTCGGCGAGCACTACCTGGAGGCGATGGCCCGGTACGTCGACGCCGAGCACCACGCCGACATCGCCGCCGGTCTGCGGAGCCTCGCCGACAGCGGGGCCCCGCAGTCCACGTTCACCTTCGACTACCCGCACCAGGTCGGCCCGGAGCCAGCGTGGTTCCGCCTGCAGGCCGCGCGGGTCGACGCCTCCGACCGGGTCATCGTCACCCACACCGACATCACCGAGCGGGTGCGCGACCAGCAGGCGCTGGCCTGGCAGGCCAGCCACGACGACCTCACCGGACTGCCCAACCGCGCCCGCCTGCTCGAGCTCATCGGAGAGGCGCTGGAGCCGGGTCGCGGCCCGGCGGCGCTGCTCTTCCTCGACCTCGACGGGTTCAAGACGGTCAACGACTCCCTCGGCCACCACGTCGGGGACGAGCTGCTGCGCCGGGTCGGTGGCCGGCTCGCCGAGCAGGTCCGCCCGGGGGACGCCGTGGGCCGGCTGGGCGCCGACCAGTTCCTCGTCCTCGCCCGGGACTGCGACACCGCCGAGGCAGCCTCCCTCGCCTTCCGGCTGCAGAGCTCCTTCTCCCGTCCCTTCCACGCCGAGGGCATCTCGGTGCCGCTGTCGGCCAGCATCGGCGTCGCCGTCGCCCAGCCCGGCGCCGACCGGGCCCACCAGCTGCTGAGCGACGCCGACACCGCCGCCTTCGCCGCGAAGGGCGCCGGCCGCGACCGCGTGCACGTCTTCTCCCCGGGGCTGCGCGAGGCGGCGCGCTGGCGGCTGGAGGTCGCCAACCGGCTGCGGGACGGCGCCGTCGACGAGTTCGTCGTCCACTACCAGCCCGTCGTCCGGGTGGACACCGGCGAGGTCGAGGGTGTGGAGGCGCTGCTGCGCTGGCAGCACCCCGAGCGCGGGCTGCTGGCTCCCGACGCCTTCCTGTCCGTGGCCGAGGAGACCGGCCAGCTCATCCCGATCACCCGGTGGCTGCTGTGCGAGACGACCCGGCAGGCCGCCGAGTGGGCCGCGCAGGGGCTGCCGCTGCGCATGTCGGTCAACATCAGCGCCCGGCACTTCTCCGCCGAGACGCTGGTGCGCGACGTGCGGGTGGCGCTGCACGACTCCGGGCTGGCCCCGGAGAACCTGGTGCTCGAGCTCACCGAGACCAGCGTCGCCGAGGACCCCACCCGGGCCGAGGACCAGCTGTCGATCCTGCAGACCTCCGGGGTGTCGGTCGCCATCGACGACTTCGGGACCGGCTGGTCCTCCCTCGCCCAGCTCCTGGCGCTGCCCGTCGGGACGCTGAAGATCGACCGCTCGCTGCTCACCGCCGCCGCCCGGCTGGCCTCCAACGGCACCGGGCCGGTGCTGGCCGCCATCGTCTCGCTGGCCCGCACTCTGGGGATCCGCTCGGTCGCCGAGGGCGTCGAGACCGCCGAGCACCTGCAGATGGTCCGCGAGGCCGGCTGCGACCTCGCCCAGGGCTACCTCCTCGCCCACCCGATGCCGGCCTCCGAGGTCCTGCACTGGGCGTCTCGGGTGCGGGCCGCCGGGGGTGACTCGTGCGCCCTCGCGCTGCAGGCGAGCAGGCGCTGA
- a CDS encoding NYN domain-containing protein: protein MTDLDEAVETAPDTDALDGRARSALDLLIWDAPNIDMTLSTVIGARPTAASRPRFDAIAAWFVEAAGDPGAPDAPEVEACVFANIPPVVGSLQRWVEALRGFGFAVFARPKQQPDDDIDQAMLDHIDVRRHSHRLRRLVVFSGDGRNFAEPLEELARTGTQVTVVAFSEVAGYAIGSDLLEFIDIEDVPGAFAVPLDRVRLDALPPEGAWLRPTRSLRDFVSSYVRRNG from the coding sequence GTGACCGACCTGGACGAAGCCGTGGAGACGGCGCCCGACACCGACGCGCTCGACGGGCGGGCGCGCTCGGCGCTGGACCTGCTCATCTGGGACGCGCCGAACATCGACATGACCCTGTCGACGGTCATCGGCGCCCGCCCGACCGCGGCGTCGCGCCCCCGGTTCGACGCGATCGCCGCCTGGTTCGTGGAGGCCGCCGGCGACCCCGGCGCGCCCGACGCCCCCGAGGTCGAGGCCTGCGTCTTCGCCAACATCCCGCCCGTGGTGGGCAGCCTGCAGCGCTGGGTGGAGGCGCTGCGCGGCTTCGGCTTCGCCGTCTTCGCCCGGCCCAAGCAGCAGCCCGACGACGACATCGACCAGGCGATGCTCGACCACATCGACGTCCGCCGGCACAGCCACCGGCTGCGCCGGCTGGTCGTCTTCTCCGGTGACGGCCGCAACTTCGCCGAGCCGCTGGAGGAGCTGGCCCGCACCGGCACGCAGGTCACCGTGGTCGCCTTCAGCGAGGTCGCCGGCTACGCGATCGGCTCGGACCTGCTGGAGTTCATCGACATCGAGGACGTGCCGGGCGCCTTCGCCGTCCCGCTGGACCGGGTGCGCCTGGACGCCCTGCCGCCGGAGGGCGCGTGGCTGCGGCCCACCCGCAGCCTGCGGGACTTCGTCAGCTCCTACGTCCGCCGGAACGGCTGA
- a CDS encoding phospholipase D-like domain-containing protein — translation MFDEDTGPVATEELLVPGETCWRIERADRYAVFVDAADYFAVLREAVLNARRRVLFIGWDFDPRIRMDPRGARRRRVGGRRPDKLGRVLEEAVRTNPELEIGVLVWDYGVVGALGRGLVPVVLLDRRTPDRLTMTVDTHHPVGGAHHQKIVVIDDCLAFAGGIDVTTDRWDTSEHLDRNQLRRRPSSHRLTGPWHDVTSLVSGPAARAIGDLARERWESGTGRALEPVEDVEVCWPDVEPLLTDVDVAISRTRPEHGGTSLVHEIELLWLAVIAAARRSVYIESQYFANRRIAEAIAERLREPDGPEFVVLNPETAEGWLQEKAMGTARAKLLALVREADVHGRFQLYVPVTEGRRPIYVHAKVTVVDDRLLRIGSSNLNNRSMGMDTECDVSIEVRPGDPRAEEKAAAVTGLRDRLLGEHLGVPPSAVADAIEACGGSLLQAVESLRRPVGRSLVPFAPPDLGPVEQALADTELLDAERTPNRWTRVRRSFRPRLHGGSARRR, via the coding sequence GTGTTCGACGAGGACACCGGGCCGGTCGCCACCGAGGAGCTGCTGGTCCCGGGGGAGACCTGCTGGCGGATCGAGCGCGCGGACCGGTACGCGGTCTTCGTCGACGCGGCCGACTACTTCGCCGTCCTGCGGGAAGCGGTGCTGAACGCCCGGCGCCGGGTGCTGTTCATCGGCTGGGACTTCGACCCGCGGATCCGGATGGACCCGCGCGGGGCGCGGCGGCGGCGCGTCGGCGGACGGCGCCCGGACAAGCTGGGCCGGGTGCTGGAGGAGGCCGTCCGCACCAACCCGGAGCTGGAGATCGGCGTCCTGGTCTGGGACTACGGCGTCGTCGGCGCGCTCGGCCGCGGCCTGGTGCCGGTCGTGCTGCTCGACCGGCGCACCCCGGACCGGCTGACGATGACGGTGGACACCCACCACCCCGTGGGCGGCGCCCACCACCAGAAGATCGTGGTCATCGACGACTGCCTGGCCTTCGCCGGCGGCATCGACGTCACCACCGACCGCTGGGACACCTCCGAGCACCTCGACCGCAACCAGCTGCGCCGCCGTCCCTCGTCGCACCGGCTCACCGGCCCCTGGCACGACGTGACCAGCCTGGTGTCCGGGCCGGCCGCCCGCGCGATCGGCGACCTGGCGCGGGAACGGTGGGAGAGCGGCACCGGGCGGGCGCTGGAGCCGGTCGAGGACGTCGAGGTCTGCTGGCCGGACGTCGAGCCGCTGCTGACCGACGTGGACGTCGCCATCTCGCGGACCCGGCCCGAGCACGGCGGGACGAGCCTGGTGCACGAGATCGAGCTGCTGTGGCTGGCGGTCATCGCCGCGGCTCGACGCTCGGTCTACATCGAGAGCCAGTACTTCGCCAACCGCCGGATCGCCGAGGCCATCGCCGAGCGGCTGCGCGAGCCCGACGGCCCGGAGTTCGTCGTCCTCAACCCCGAGACCGCCGAGGGGTGGCTGCAGGAGAAGGCCATGGGTACGGCCCGCGCCAAGCTGCTCGCGCTGGTGCGGGAGGCCGACGTGCACGGCCGCTTCCAGCTCTACGTGCCGGTGACCGAGGGACGGCGGCCGATCTACGTGCACGCCAAGGTCACGGTGGTCGACGACCGGCTGCTGCGGATCGGCTCGTCGAACCTCAACAACCGGTCCATGGGGATGGACACCGAGTGCGACGTGTCCATCGAGGTGCGCCCCGGCGACCCGCGCGCGGAGGAGAAGGCCGCCGCCGTCACCGGGCTGCGCGACCGGCTGCTGGGCGAGCACCTCGGCGTGCCGCCGTCCGCGGTCGCCGACGCGATCGAGGCCTGCGGCGGGTCGCTGCTGCAGGCCGTGGAGAGCCTGCGCCGGCCGGTCGGCCGCTCGCTGGTGCCCTTCGCCCCACCGGACCTCGGTCCGGTGGAGCAGGCGCTGGCCGACACCGAGCTGCTCGACGCCGAGCGGACGCCGAACCGGTGGACGCGGGTGCGCCGCAGCTTCCGGCCGCGGCTGCACGGCGGGTCGGCCCGCCGCCGCTGA
- a CDS encoding formate/nitrite transporter family protein, with product MPRTVPEAAAELTEQAAAKAAAATGPAGYLRSSVLAGVYVGIAVVLLVSVSAPLAAAGSPVTRLVQGAVFGLALTLVVFAGAELFTGNVMVMAHGISRRSAGWRSAGTVGALSLVGNAIGSLALAGAVHLSGVLSAGPGPTGSSPAVALLDSMVDVKTAATGPQLFWRAVLCNALVCLAVWMATRAATDGAKLMVLWWGLLAFIGSGFEHSIANMTTFSLAALEGVAGWADLAGNLVWTIPGNVVGGLLVAAAYAGRAGRVSGSPALLPPGAVREAAVPGLRQAA from the coding sequence ATGCCGCGGACCGTTCCCGAGGCCGCCGCCGAGCTGACGGAGCAGGCCGCGGCCAAGGCGGCTGCGGCGACCGGACCGGCCGGCTATCTGAGGAGCTCGGTGCTGGCCGGCGTCTACGTCGGGATCGCCGTCGTGCTGCTGGTCAGCGTGTCCGCCCCGCTGGCCGCAGCCGGCTCCCCCGTGACCAGGCTGGTGCAGGGAGCCGTGTTCGGCCTCGCGCTCACCCTCGTCGTCTTCGCCGGGGCAGAGCTGTTCACCGGCAACGTCATGGTGATGGCACACGGCATCAGCCGACGGAGCGCGGGCTGGCGCTCCGCCGGCACCGTCGGTGCCCTGTCGCTCGTCGGCAACGCGATCGGTTCGCTGGCCCTCGCCGGCGCCGTCCACCTGAGTGGCGTGCTGAGCGCGGGGCCGGGGCCGACCGGCTCGTCGCCCGCCGTGGCGCTGCTGGACAGCATGGTCGACGTCAAGACGGCCGCCACCGGACCGCAGTTGTTCTGGCGGGCGGTCCTGTGCAACGCGCTCGTGTGCCTGGCGGTCTGGATGGCGACGCGTGCGGCCACGGACGGGGCCAAGCTGATGGTCCTGTGGTGGGGGCTGCTCGCGTTCATCGGCTCGGGCTTCGAGCACTCCATCGCCAACATGACGACGTTCTCCCTCGCGGCGCTCGAGGGTGTCGCGGGATGGGCGGACCTGGCCGGGAACCTGGTGTGGACCATCCCGGGCAACGTCGTCGGTGGTCTGCTCGTCGCGGCCGCCTACGCCGGACGGGCCGGACGGGTCAGCGGCAGCCCGGCCCTGCTGCCCCCGGGGGCGGTCCGCGAGGCAGCCGTGCCGGGGCTGCGCCAGGCGGCCTGA